Below is a genomic region from Petrotoga sp. 9PW.55.5.1.
GAAGAAGATATAGTTTCTAATAATTGATTAAAGTAATCTAATTCTTTTAAAATAATTTTTATTCTTTTTTTTGCAAATTCAACCTTTTTCTTTATTCTTTTTATTTTTTTGTAGTATCTTTCTAAATTTTGTGTTGGAGAAATTAAAGGATCAATTTCGATAGTAACCTTTTTACCTGTATTCCAGTCTGTTACTTCAAAATAGCTTTCCCCTTTTTTTATTTGGTATAAGTAAGTTTGAAGAAGTTCCCCTTTTTTTTCTAATTCTTCTAAATGTTTTTCTTCATTTAAATCTTTTGTAATGTTTTCTTTGGTTTTTTCTAATCTTTCAATTTCGTTTCTTACCCTTTTTTCTAAATCTTTTTTTATTTCCAACAGCCGTGATTGGTTAGATTTTTCTTCAAAAACTTTCAATAAAGCCTCAGAAGGTTTTAGTTTTTTGTATTCAAAATTATTTGGCGTTATTGCAGAAACATCATATTCATTTCCCTCTTTGAAATAAAATAAATAAGGAGAATTAAGATCTTTTATAACATTATAAGTTCCTATCTCTTTAAAAAACTCTCTAGATTGTTTAGAAAAACCCATTAGATTATTAAACTCGATGTTTTCAATATTATCTTTTAAAATATTTATTTTTGAATCATCAAAGTATGGGATATATTTTGCTCCTGGAAGTATAGGTCTAAATTCATCGTGGATACTTCTTAAAGCTTCTTCTATTTTTCCTTCTTCGTTAACTAAGATTAAGTTAGAATTTCTACCCATAAGTTCAAAATAAAGTTTATATTCCTTTGTTTGAGAATGTTCTTGATCATAACTAGCAATTTGAAAATATCCAAGTCTGTCTAACCCTAATTGCTGAACGTCAGCAACCCTACCGTTACGCACCTTTTTTCTCAAAAATTGAGCGAAATTGTTAGGTTGAATAGGTATATCAGGTTTGTTTGAAAGTAAAATTACATAAGAAGGATTTTGAATAGAAAATAATACAAAGCACTTAGAAAATTGAAATAAAATTTGGTATTTAACTGGTTGATAAATATTTTTTATTCTGTCTCCTGATATGGTTTCTTTAATTTCTCTAATAACTTTATACAATGTTAGACCATCAAAGGGCATTCATTTCACCTCATGATTAATTTTTATTTTTGTGTCAAAAAACAAAAGAGGCATTTTTAAATAGCCTCTTTTGCTCATAATAAATCTATAATAAAAATTAATTTATGAACCAGAACTTTGCTTCCCCTTATCCATGAATCCAAT
It encodes:
- a CDS encoding NFACT family protein, with product MPFDGLTLYKVIREIKETISGDRIKNIYQPVKYQILFQFSKCFVLFSIQNPSYVILLSNKPDIPIQPNNFAQFLRKKVRNGRVADVQQLGLDRLGYFQIASYDQEHSQTKEYKLYFELMGRNSNLILVNEEGKIEEALRSIHDEFRPILPGAKYIPYFDDSKINILKDNIENIEFNNLMGFSKQSREFFKEIGTYNVIKDLNSPYLFYFKEGNEYDVSAITPNNFEYKKLKPSEALLKVFEEKSNQSRLLEIKKDLEKRVRNEIERLEKTKENITKDLNEEKHLEELEKKGELLQTYLYQIKKGESYFEVTDWNTGKKVTIEIDPLISPTQNLERYYKKIKRIKKKVEFAKKRIKIILKELDYFNQLLETISSSEDIPTLLEIKEEMKEIGLISENKKNKRERKEKSTYRKYNYQGFDILVGKNNKQNDEITKIAAQEDIWLHTHNIPGSHTIVKSAGKEIPQDVIEYAAKLAATFSKAKMSSNVAVDYTKRKNVWKPKGAKPGMWLYKNYETIIVEPFREIPETLI